A single window of Bacteroidota bacterium DNA harbors:
- a CDS encoding DUF3098 domain-containing protein, whose amino-acid sequence MLKGKKPEKLAMKSTFSKQNYILFLAGLILIGLGYLLMIGGGSEDPNVFNPAIFDTQRITIAPIVCLIGFVAIIFGIMWRPKSNQETSK is encoded by the coding sequence ATGTTAAAAGGCAAAAAACCGGAGAAATTAGCAATGAAATCAACTTTTTCAAAACAAAACTATATTTTATTCTTGGCAGGTCTTATTCTCATTGGCCTTGGGTATTTATTAATGATTGGCGGCGGAAGCGAAGACCCTAACGTTTTTAATCCGGCTATATTCGATACTCAGCGTATTACTATTGCTCCTATTGTGTGCTTAATAGGATTTGTAGCTATTATTTTCGGTATCATGTGGCGCCCGAAATCAAATCAGGAAACATCTAAATAA
- the gmd gene encoding GDP-mannose 4,6-dehydratase, whose amino-acid sequence MAKIALITGVTGQDGAYLAELLLSKGYQVHGIKRRSSLFNTDRIDHLYQDLHEKNVHFKLHYGDLTDSTNLIRIIQEVQPTEIYNLAAQSHVKVSFETPEYTANADAIGALRILEAIRILGLEKKTKFYQAGTSEMFGLVQEIPQKETTPFYPRSPYGVAKVYAYWITKNYRESYGIFAANGILFNHESPVRGETFVTRKITRAAAKISLGMQEKLFLGNLDAERDWGHAQDYVEGMWLMLQQKEADDFVLATGKKITVRKFVEMSFGEVGISIEWKGEGVNEKGYNKATGKAIVEIDEKYFRPAEVDLLIGDATKAKTILGWEPKRSVEQLCKEMMASDLELFKRDKYLLEGGHKVLNYKE is encoded by the coding sequence ATGGCAAAAATTGCATTAATTACAGGTGTTACCGGACAAGACGGCGCTTATTTAGCGGAATTATTATTGAGCAAAGGTTACCAGGTTCATGGCATCAAACGTCGCAGTTCCTTGTTTAACACCGATCGTATCGATCATCTATATCAGGATTTACATGAGAAAAACGTGCATTTCAAATTACACTATGGCGATTTAACGGATAGCACAAACCTCATTCGAATCATACAGGAAGTTCAGCCAACTGAAATTTACAATCTTGCCGCACAATCACATGTGAAAGTTAGTTTTGAAACCCCTGAATATACAGCCAACGCCGATGCGATTGGCGCACTTCGTATTTTAGAAGCCATTCGTATTCTTGGTCTTGAGAAAAAAACAAAGTTTTACCAGGCCGGTACTTCCGAAATGTTTGGATTGGTACAGGAAATACCTCAAAAAGAAACCACTCCGTTTTATCCGCGCAGTCCGTATGGCGTTGCAAAAGTTTATGCTTATTGGATTACGAAAAATTACCGCGAATCATATGGCATTTTTGCTGCCAATGGAATTTTATTTAACCATGAGAGTCCGGTGAGAGGTGAAACATTTGTAACGCGTAAAATTACCCGTGCCGCCGCGAAAATAAGCTTAGGTATGCAGGAAAAATTATTCTTAGGTAATTTGGATGCTGAACGTGATTGGGGACACGCACAGGATTACGTTGAAGGCATGTGGTTGATGTTACAACAAAAAGAAGCGGATGACTTTGTTTTGGCAACCGGCAAAAAAATTACCGTAAGAAAATTTGTTGAGATGTCGTTTGGTGAAGTTGGTATTTCTATTGAATGGAAAGGTGAAGGCGTAAATGAAAAAGGATATAACAAGGCAACCGGAAAAGCCATTGTGGAAATCGATGAAAAGTATTTCCGTCCTGCTGAAGTTGATTTATTGATTGGCGATGCTACCAAAGCAAAAACCATTTTAGGATGGGAGCCAAAACGCAGCGTAGAACAATTATGCAAAGAAATGATGGCAAGCGATCTTGAATTGTTTAAGCGCGATAAATATTTATTAGAAGGCGGTCACAAAGTTTTAAATTATAAAGAATAG
- a CDS encoding undecaprenyl/decaprenyl-phosphate alpha-N-acetylglucosaminyl 1-phosphate transferase — MVLLILVFITAFVVVLYTTPALIKVAILKNLIDLPSEDRKIHKRAIPTIGGIIIYAATLFSFSLWFNIDDLHDYSQIYESVKEFKIIIATSLVLFFVGVKDDIIGTAPVKKLFAHVVVGLILILMGDIRITGLHGVFFVERIPEWGSIFLSLFTYIVVVNAMNLIDGVDGLAAGIGFLATTFFGTWFVFANEYTLASLSFALSGALLGFLVFNFSPAKIFMGDSGSLIIGMFIYVLSTKLIEYPVNRLDNFWVHISNSVFAIAALVYPLTDTLRVFVIRTIKGQSPFEADRNHIHHRLIDCGYSHAKTVIVIYIFSIVTVGVSLLSYYLNPSLSLLAVLACSGIFILWVIYAKSRSKKIEEPKE; from the coding sequence ATGGTACTTCTAATTTTAGTTTTCATAACGGCTTTTGTTGTGGTTTTATATACCACACCGGCGCTTATTAAAGTTGCCATTCTCAAAAACCTTATCGACTTACCATCGGAAGATCGTAAAATACACAAACGGGCCATTCCAACTATTGGAGGAATCATTATTTATGCAGCCACTTTATTTTCCTTTTCCCTTTGGTTTAATATCGATGACTTACATGACTATAGTCAAATCTATGAATCTGTAAAAGAATTTAAGATCATTATTGCCACCAGTTTAGTTTTGTTTTTTGTTGGTGTTAAAGATGATATTATAGGTACCGCACCGGTAAAAAAATTATTTGCACACGTAGTTGTTGGGCTCATTCTTATTTTAATGGGCGATATACGCATCACCGGGCTACACGGTGTGTTTTTTGTAGAGAGAATTCCCGAGTGGGGAAGTATCTTTCTTTCTCTATTTACTTACATTGTTGTTGTAAATGCCATGAATCTTATCGATGGTGTTGACGGTTTAGCAGCAGGAATTGGCTTCTTAGCTACTACGTTTTTTGGCACTTGGTTTGTTTTTGCAAATGAATATACTCTTGCTTCATTATCCTTTGCTTTATCCGGTGCTTTACTCGGTTTTTTAGTGTTCAATTTTTCACCGGCAAAAATATTCATGGGCGATTCCGGTTCTCTCATTATTGGAATGTTCATTTATGTATTAAGCACAAAACTGATTGAGTATCCTGTTAATCGTTTGGATAATTTTTGGGTGCATATTTCAAACTCTGTGTTTGCAATTGCTGCATTAGTTTACCCCTTAACAGATACGTTGCGTGTATTTGTTATTCGAACAATAAAAGGTCAATCTCCATTTGAAGCGGACCGTAATCACATTCATCACCGCTTAATCGATTGTGGGTATTCCCATGCTAAAACAGTAATTGTTATTTATATTTTCAGTATCGTTACTGTTGGTGTTTCTTTACTGAGTTATTATTTAAACCCTAGCCTTTCATTATTGGCCGTTTTAGCCTGTAGCGGAATTTTTATTTTGTGGGTTATTTACGCAAAATCAAGGTCAAAAAAAATTGAAGAGCCTAAAGAATAA
- a CDS encoding RNA-binding S4 domain-containing protein: MEKSKEIRIDTYLWAIRIFKSRTLASDAIKGGKIKLNDANVKAAHVVKIGETYAITIGTHKKIIEVTGLIEKRGNYETAKQNYIDHSPPIEKSERQEKAFFTMNVKHEKGTGRPTKKNRRNLGKEGGWF; the protein is encoded by the coding sequence ATGGAAAAAAGCAAAGAAATACGCATTGACACTTACCTCTGGGCCATTCGGATTTTTAAATCACGTACTTTGGCAAGCGATGCGATTAAGGGAGGAAAAATAAAATTAAACGATGCGAATGTGAAGGCTGCGCATGTGGTAAAGATTGGAGAAACTTATGCGATTACTATTGGCACGCATAAAAAAATAATTGAAGTGACCGGCTTAATTGAAAAGCGCGGTAATTATGAAACAGCCAAACAAAATTACATTGATCATTCACCGCCAATAGAAAAAAGTGAAAGACAAGAAAAAGCGTTTTTCACAATGAATGTAAAGCATGAAAAAGGAACAGGTCGCCCCACAAAAAAGAACAGAAGAAATTTAGGAAAAGAAGGAGGTTGGTTTTAG
- the truB gene encoding tRNA pseudouridine(55) synthase TruB encodes MHNFYQGEILLVNKPLGWTSFQAVNKLKYGLKRHPSMFVDGKFVHLKIGHAGTLDPLATGLLIVCTGKKTKEIQKFQDLPKEYTGTFFIGATTPCYDLEKPIDKTYPTEHITPELINETVKNFIGKQEQVPPIFSAVMVNGKRSYELARKGEEVELKAKPIEIYEFEITRLALPEMDFRIVCSKGTYIRSIARDLGLALNSGAHLTKLCRTKIGEFSLENASEPEALIQSLNPTKI; translated from the coding sequence ATGCATAATTTTTATCAGGGAGAAATATTATTGGTGAATAAACCGCTGGGCTGGACTTCCTTTCAAGCGGTAAACAAATTGAAGTATGGATTAAAACGACATCCATCCATGTTTGTTGACGGAAAATTTGTCCATTTAAAAATTGGACATGCAGGTACTTTAGATCCTTTAGCAACGGGTTTATTAATTGTTTGTACGGGAAAAAAAACCAAGGAAATTCAAAAGTTCCAAGACTTACCAAAAGAATATACCGGTACGTTTTTTATAGGCGCAACTACACCATGTTATGATTTGGAAAAGCCCATTGATAAAACCTATCCTACGGAGCATATTACACCTGAGCTTATAAATGAAACAGTAAAAAATTTCATTGGAAAGCAGGAACAAGTGCCGCCTATTTTTAGCGCAGTAATGGTAAACGGCAAACGTTCGTATGAATTGGCTCGTAAGGGGGAAGAAGTAGAGCTAAAAGCAAAACCCATTGAGATTTATGAATTCGAAATAACCCGTTTAGCACTTCCTGAAATGGATTTCAGAATAGTTTGCAGCAAGGGAACTTACATCCGAAGTATTGCCCGCGACTTAGGATTAGCGCTCAATAGCGGTGCTCATTTAACAAAATTATGCAGAACTAAAATAGGAGAGTTTTCTTTAGAAAATGCCTCTGAGCCCGAAGCTCTAATTCAGTCGCTGAATCCCACTAAAATATAA
- a CDS encoding tetratricopeptide repeat protein gives MRKGISYSFVVGVLVPLLLLSGCKTSASVSGKDKGKKGLDEKTQIVFENLYIDGCTKRLSGKIEQAEATFVQCLKMDPTSVPVKYELANLYRLTGRVDESIKLAKECIDADPKNQWYHLSYIDGLNYKKEYLQAAEAYERLIKIFPTRSDFMESMAISYAMGQNFSKAFKIYEDLEKRYGTNETFIVNKIKLLKEQGKANDAEQELKRLISTNPSESRYHYYLAEHYEDTKQFNKAKEVYDKILSIDPGSPLVHLALANYYKEQNNAEKAHEEFKLAFANPDLGVRTKLDILLSYYSISEQYSNYVAKGYELCEIMLKVHPVAPEAHSIYADFLFRDKKIEEARDHYLIAARNDKNRYAIWDQLLNVEAELNQLDSLEHHSATAIELFPNQPFPYYINGYANIQLKNYNKAIESFNDGLEFVYDNKKMMLEFYSNLGDAYQYTSQFEKSDKAYEDALKIDPDNAYVLNNYSYYLSLRKEKLERAEVLSKRSNQISPNNPSFIDTYAWILYQQKKYKESEEWLSLAIKLGSKRPGILEHYGDVLFRLNRIDEAVKYWKAAQENGAKSEELQKKISEKKVND, from the coding sequence TTGCGTAAAGGCATATCATATAGTTTCGTTGTAGGAGTGTTAGTTCCACTTCTCCTGTTATCGGGTTGCAAAACAAGCGCGAGTGTTTCGGGTAAGGATAAGGGCAAGAAGGGTCTTGACGAAAAGACACAAATCGTTTTCGAAAACCTTTACATCGATGGCTGTACAAAACGCTTGAGCGGAAAAATAGAGCAAGCGGAAGCTACCTTTGTGCAGTGTTTAAAAATGGATCCCACCAGTGTTCCTGTTAAATACGAATTGGCAAATCTTTACCGATTAACAGGCCGAGTAGACGAATCCATTAAATTGGCGAAAGAGTGCATAGATGCCGATCCTAAAAATCAATGGTATCATTTATCGTATATCGACGGACTTAATTACAAAAAAGAATATTTGCAAGCGGCAGAAGCGTATGAAAGGTTGATTAAAATTTTTCCTACACGAAGTGATTTTATGGAATCTATGGCCATTTCTTACGCCATGGGCCAAAATTTTTCGAAAGCATTTAAGATTTATGAAGATTTGGAAAAGCGTTATGGTACCAACGAGACATTTATAGTCAATAAAATAAAACTATTAAAAGAGCAAGGAAAGGCTAATGATGCAGAACAAGAATTGAAGCGTTTGATTTCTACGAATCCTTCCGAATCGCGCTACCATTATTATTTAGCCGAGCATTATGAAGACACCAAGCAATTTAATAAGGCTAAGGAAGTATACGATAAAATTTTAAGTATTGATCCGGGAAGTCCTTTGGTGCATTTAGCTTTAGCGAATTACTATAAAGAACAAAATAATGCAGAGAAAGCACACGAAGAATTTAAATTGGCATTTGCGAATCCGGATTTAGGAGTAAGAACCAAACTGGACATTTTACTTTCTTATTATTCGATTTCGGAGCAATATTCAAATTATGTCGCAAAAGGATATGAACTTTGTGAGATCATGTTAAAGGTTCATCCTGTTGCACCGGAAGCGCATAGTATTTACGCCGACTTTTTGTTTCGAGATAAAAAAATTGAAGAGGCCCGCGATCATTATCTGATTGCCGCACGTAATGATAAAAATCGTTATGCAATTTGGGATCAGTTACTGAATGTTGAGGCTGAACTAAATCAATTGGATTCTCTCGAACACCATTCTGCAACAGCCATTGAGTTGTTTCCTAACCAGCCATTTCCATATTACATTAATGGCTATGCCAATATTCAGCTCAAAAACTATAACAAGGCTATTGAATCATTTAATGACGGATTAGAATTTGTGTATGATAATAAAAAGATGATGCTGGAGTTTTACTCTAATTTAGGCGACGCATACCAATACACTAGTCAATTTGAAAAATCAGATAAAGCGTATGAAGACGCTTTAAAAATTGATCCGGATAACGCTTATGTGTTGAACAATTACAGTTATTATTTGTCATTACGGAAAGAAAAATTGGAAAGAGCAGAAGTGTTATCAAAGCGCAGTAATCAAATTTCTCCTAACAATCCGAGTTTTATTGATACCTACGCATGGATTTTATATCAGCAAAAAAAATATAAAGAGTCGGAAGAGTGGTTGTCGTTAGCCATTAAATTGGGATCGAAGCGTCCCGGGATTCTAGAGCATTACGGCGATGTATTGTTTCGTTTAAACAGAATTGATGAAGCGGTTAAGTATTGGAAAGCAGCACAAGAAAACGGCGCTAAATCCGAGGAACTGCAAAAGAAAATCAGTGAGAAGAAGGTAAATGACTAA
- a CDS encoding NTP transferase domain-containing protein has product MRIIIPMAGKGKRMRPHTLTVPKPLINVAGKPIVQRLVEDITKVCGQKVEEIAYVIGPDFGKEVEQNLIKIAEGQGAKGSIYYQDKALGTAHAIMCAADSITGKTVVAFADTLFKADFVMDTEKEGVIWVQKIEDPRQFGVVKLNNSGVITDFVEKPADFVSDLAIIGIYYFKDGDNLKKELKYLLDNDIKEKGEYQLTNALENMKGKGIKFEPGKVTEWLDCGNKDATVYTNQRVLEFDKGKPSLRGKNVEITGSIVVEPCFIGDNVRISNSIVGPHVSIGAGTIIESSIVNNSIIQASAKVINSNISNSMLGEGAEVKGKPLDLSISDYTQIIA; this is encoded by the coding sequence ATGCGTATTATTATTCCAATGGCAGGCAAAGGCAAGCGTATGCGTCCGCATACCTTAACTGTACCAAAGCCGTTAATTAATGTGGCAGGTAAGCCAATTGTTCAACGATTAGTAGAAGATATTACAAAAGTTTGCGGACAAAAAGTAGAAGAAATTGCCTATGTGATTGGTCCGGATTTTGGCAAAGAGGTTGAACAAAATCTCATTAAAATTGCCGAAGGTCAGGGCGCAAAAGGAAGCATCTATTATCAAGATAAAGCATTGGGAACTGCGCATGCAATCATGTGTGCTGCTGATTCTATCACCGGAAAAACAGTCGTTGCATTTGCAGATACTTTGTTTAAAGCCGATTTTGTAATGGATACCGAGAAAGAAGGAGTTATCTGGGTACAAAAAATCGAAGACCCTCGTCAGTTTGGTGTTGTAAAATTAAACAACAGCGGGGTAATTACTGATTTTGTAGAGAAGCCTGCTGATTTTGTAAGTGATTTAGCTATTATTGGTATTTATTATTTTAAAGACGGAGATAATCTTAAAAAGGAATTAAAATATTTGTTGGATAACGACATTAAAGAAAAAGGCGAATATCAATTAACCAACGCTCTTGAAAACATGAAGGGCAAGGGAATAAAATTCGAACCCGGAAAAGTTACAGAGTGGTTGGATTGTGGAAACAAAGACGCAACAGTTTACACCAATCAACGCGTGTTGGAATTTGATAAAGGAAAACCATCGTTACGAGGTAAAAATGTTGAAATAACAGGAAGTATAGTTGTAGAGCCGTGTTTCATTGGTGATAATGTACGCATTTCAAATTCTATTGTTGGTCCGCATGTGAGCATCGGCGCAGGCACAATTATTGAAAGCAGCATCGTAAATAACAGTATTATTCAAGCTTCCGCAAAAGTCATCAACAGCAATATTAGCAATAGCATGTTGGGAGAAGGAGCGGAGGTAAAGGGCAAACCGTTAGATTTAAGTATTAGCGATTACACACAAATAATTGCGTAA
- a CDS encoding undecaprenyl-diphosphate phosphatase, translated as MSFWDAFFIAFIEGLTEFLPVSSTGHMMIATALLGVEATPFVKLFTVAIQLGAILSVVVMYYRRFFKSVNFYIKLIVAFIPAAIAGLLLGDYIDAALENVFGVAVALFVGGIILLFVDKWFSKNSLDAEEDITMMRALKIGLFQCIALFPGISRSGATIVGGMSQHLTRKNAAEFSFFLAVPTMFAATAKKLLDFYKEGFVLNQHEVSLLVFGNIIAFIVAILAIKFFIGVLNKHGFKGFGWYRIVAGAIIILLYLLKVPLSIV; from the coding sequence ATGTCGTTTTGGGATGCTTTTTTTATTGCCTTTATTGAGGGCTTAACCGAATTTTTACCTGTGTCATCAACCGGACACATGATGATTGCTACTGCACTTTTAGGCGTAGAAGCAACGCCGTTTGTAAAATTATTTACAGTAGCCATTCAACTTGGCGCGATTCTTTCGGTAGTGGTGATGTATTATAGGCGGTTCTTTAAATCAGTTAATTTTTATATTAAACTTATTGTGGCGTTTATACCTGCAGCCATTGCCGGGTTATTATTAGGCGATTATATTGACGCGGCTCTTGAGAATGTGTTTGGAGTGGCAGTAGCGCTATTTGTTGGTGGAATTATTTTGCTATTTGTAGATAAATGGTTTTCGAAAAATAGTTTGGATGCTGAAGAGGATATCACCATGATGCGCGCTTTAAAAATTGGCTTGTTTCAGTGTATTGCCTTGTTCCCGGGCATCAGTAGAAGTGGCGCAACAATTGTAGGGGGCATGTCACAACACTTAACACGTAAAAATGCTGCTGAATTTTCTTTTTTTCTGGCGGTTCCAACCATGTTTGCTGCCACGGCAAAAAAATTACTGGATTTTTACAAGGAGGGATTTGTATTGAATCAACACGAAGTTTCATTACTTGTATTCGGGAACATTATAGCTTTTATTGTAGCGATTTTGGCGATTAAATTTTTTATTGGCGTATTAAACAAGCACGGATTTAAGGGTTTTGGATGGTATCGCATTGTTGCCGGCGCCATTATTATTCTATTGTATTTGCTTAAAGTTCCATTAAGCATCGTGTAA
- a CDS encoding bifunctional hydroxymethylpyrimidine kinase/phosphomethylpyrimidine kinase, protein MSLLVVGTVAFDAIETPFGKTDKIVGGAASYITLAASYFYNKINLVSVIGDDFPEEFLNTLKKQGANLDGLQIKKGQKSFFWAGKYHNDLNSRDTLDTQLNVLADFDPIVPENAKSPEFLMLGNLVPAVQQKVISQLTKRPKLIVLDTMNFWMDIAMDDLKKALTMVDVLTINDSEARQLSGEYSLVKAAQKILQMGPKVLVIKKGEHGALLFNNEEVFFAPALPLEEVFDPTGAGDSFAGGFIGYLAKTQDISFENMKRAIIFGSAMASFTVERFGTERLIGLTQEKIDDRVQEFVELVQFQLD, encoded by the coding sequence ATGAGTTTACTAGTTGTAGGTACAGTTGCTTTCGATGCTATCGAAACCCCATTCGGAAAAACAGATAAAATTGTTGGAGGCGCTGCTTCCTATATTACCTTAGCCGCTTCTTACTTTTATAATAAAATCAATTTGGTTTCCGTTATCGGAGATGATTTTCCTGAAGAGTTTTTAAATACGCTAAAAAAACAAGGCGCCAACCTTGACGGTTTACAAATTAAAAAAGGTCAGAAATCTTTTTTCTGGGCCGGAAAATATCATAACGATTTAAATAGTCGTGATACTCTGGATACACAGCTAAATGTGTTAGCAGATTTTGATCCTATCGTTCCAGAAAACGCTAAATCACCCGAGTTTTTAATGCTAGGAAATTTAGTTCCTGCCGTACAACAAAAAGTAATTTCTCAACTAACAAAACGTCCGAAATTAATTGTTCTCGATACAATGAATTTCTGGATGGATATTGCTATGGATGATTTGAAAAAAGCATTAACCATGGTAGATGTTTTAACGATTAATGATTCTGAAGCCCGTCAACTTTCTGGCGAATATTCATTGGTAAAAGCAGCACAAAAAATTTTACAAATGGGCCCGAAAGTGTTAGTGATTAAAAAAGGTGAGCACGGTGCATTATTATTTAATAATGAAGAAGTGTTCTTCGCGCCTGCGCTTCCGCTTGAAGAAGTGTTTGATCCAACCGGTGCCGGTGATAGCTTTGCCGGAGGATTTATTGGTTACTTGGCAAAAACACAAGATATTTCATTCGAAAACATGAAGCGCGCAATTATTTTCGGAAGTGCTATGGCAAGTTTTACTGTTGAACGTTTCGGTACCGAGCGTTTAATTGGTTTAACACAAGAAAAAATTGACGATCGCGTTCAGGAATTTGTTGAATTAGTACAGTTTCAGCTAGACTAA
- a CDS encoding GDP-L-fucose synthase — protein MELNSKIYIAGHRGMVGSAIHRNLQKKGYTHFVTRTSAELDLRNQKAVDDFFEKEKPDYVFLAAAKVGGIQANNVYRADFIYENLMIQNNVVHAAYKNKVKKLMFLGSSCIYPKLAPQPLKEEYLLSGYLEDTNEPYAIAKIAGIKLCESYKRQYGCDFISVMPTNLYGPNDNYNLNNSHVLPALIRKFHDAKEKKEPFVEMWGTGTPMREFLHADDMADACVFLMKNYSGDKFVNIGTGVDLTIKDLALLIKKIVGYEGEIKHDLTKPDGTPRKLMDVSFLHSLGWKHKIELEDGIKAVYEDFKKKEGVKVW, from the coding sequence GTGGAACTAAACTCCAAAATTTATATAGCGGGTCATCGTGGGATGGTAGGCTCTGCCATTCATCGCAACTTGCAAAAAAAAGGTTACACTCATTTTGTAACACGCACCTCAGCTGAATTGGATTTAAGAAACCAAAAAGCGGTTGATGATTTTTTTGAAAAAGAAAAACCCGATTATGTTTTTTTAGCAGCAGCGAAAGTTGGCGGCATACAGGCTAACAATGTTTATCGTGCCGATTTTATTTATGAAAATCTCATGATTCAAAACAATGTTGTTCATGCGGCTTATAAAAACAAAGTAAAGAAGTTAATGTTTCTGGGCTCTTCTTGTATCTACCCTAAACTTGCTCCGCAGCCGTTGAAGGAAGAATATTTGTTATCCGGTTATCTTGAGGATACCAATGAACCTTATGCTATAGCAAAAATAGCGGGCATCAAGTTATGCGAGTCGTATAAACGACAGTATGGTTGTGATTTTATTTCGGTAATGCCTACCAATTTGTATGGCCCTAACGATAATTATAATTTAAATAATTCGCATGTGCTTCCGGCGCTTATCCGCAAATTTCATGACGCGAAAGAAAAGAAAGAACCTTTTGTTGAAATGTGGGGTACCGGAACACCCATGCGGGAATTTCTTCACGCCGACGATATGGCTGATGCTTGTGTGTTTTTAATGAAGAATTATTCGGGCGACAAATTTGTAAATATTGGAACAGGTGTAGATTTAACCATTAAAGACCTCGCCTTATTAATCAAAAAAATTGTGGGTTACGAAGGCGAAATCAAACACGATCTCACTAAACCAGATGGCACACCAAGAAAATTAATGGATGTAAGTTTCCTTCATAGCTTAGGATGGAAACATAAAATTGAACTGGAAGACGGCATCAAAGCAGTATACGAGGATTTTAAGAAAAAAGAAGGCGTGAAGGTGTGGTAA
- the recO gene encoding DNA repair protein RecO produces MLVKSEAIILQNIKYADKKAVIKAFTKQHGLLTFSAIITKSSQAKVKPASVLPLTVTELSYNLKQNRDIQLLTESNIAYVYDDISRNYLKLAIAQFMNEVLIKCIKEHVGNEELFAFVVNSYKWLNEAKEGYSNLHIYFLLELSKHLGFEPNNNYSANDKYFDTREGKFSPVELGFPLGLNNLQSQLFSHSLNEGLIDKPFSRAERNELIESYLAFYKMHVAGFSDLKSPAILKELFV; encoded by the coding sequence ATGCTGGTAAAATCAGAAGCCATTATTTTACAAAACATTAAGTATGCCGATAAAAAGGCCGTGATTAAAGCATTTACAAAGCAACACGGCCTTCTAACTTTTTCTGCGATAATTACAAAGTCAAGTCAGGCTAAGGTTAAGCCAGCAAGCGTATTGCCCTTAACAGTAACAGAATTAAGCTATAATTTAAAACAAAACCGTGACATTCAGTTACTCACCGAGTCAAACATAGCTTATGTTTACGATGACATCTCGCGAAACTATTTAAAACTCGCCATCGCACAGTTCATGAATGAGGTGCTTATTAAGTGCATTAAAGAGCATGTTGGTAACGAAGAGTTGTTTGCGTTTGTGGTGAATTCTTATAAATGGTTAAACGAAGCAAAGGAAGGGTATTCTAATCTGCATATTTATTTTTTATTGGAGTTAAGTAAACATTTAGGCTTTGAGCCAAACAATAATTATTCGGCAAACGATAAATATTTTGATACGCGAGAAGGTAAATTTTCTCCGGTTGAATTGGGTTTTCCTCTTGGATTAAACAATCTGCAATCGCAACTTTTTTCACATTCACTAAATGAAGGATTAATTGACAAGCCTTTTTCGAGAGCAGAAAGAAATGAATTAATTGAATCTTATTTGGCTTTTTACAAAATGCATGTTGCGGGATTTAGCGATTTAAAATCGCCGGCTATATTAAAAGAGCTTTTTGTTTAA